One Pomacea canaliculata isolate SZHN2017 linkage group LG9, ASM307304v1, whole genome shotgun sequence DNA segment encodes these proteins:
- the LOC112572521 gene encoding LOW QUALITY PROTEIN: short-chain collagen C4-like (The sequence of the model RefSeq protein was modified relative to this genomic sequence to represent the inferred CDS: deleted 1 base in 1 codon) has translation MALLTSICLLTSLPVLYAMSLDTKNVTSDDVASGAGSLEMRKLRHVEAELEVLRRTVTEIKAGVQCGSQSPHANVLQEVTSEIQALRSQFQGLQLQRELSVLRSDLLLAQSAMPADTGSKPVGRAPQIGAVYERWGNSGCPNGTQLVYSGLIGGSYYTHTGAAANALCLPLNPVLDNNPGASDLTGIYGAELQVTPLPRHNFDPLCAVCRSPRATILMVPAASACPSGWTVEYSGYSCRHSNHAAATEYICVDREQHTRTGSHKDDDGNVFYYVGAVCGSLPCPPYVSGKVLPCVVCSK, from the exons ATGGCGTTATTGACGTCAATCTGCttactgacgtcacttcctgtgttGTACGCCATGAGCCTGGACACGAAAAACGTCACATCTGATGACGTCGCATCGGGCGCTGGAAGTCTGGAAATGAGGAAGTTGCGTCACGTGGAGGCAGAGCTCGAGGTGTTGAGGAGAACAGTGACGGAAATCAAAGCTGGTGTTCAGTGCGGTTCACAGAG TCCACATGCAAACGTGTTGCAAGAAGTGACGAGCGAAATACAAGCGCTCCGTTCACAGTTTCAAGGTCTGCAGTTGCAAAGAGAGTTGTCCGTCCTGCGATCAGATCTTCTTCTCGCCCAGTCGGCCATGCCGGCGGACACCGGAAGTAAGCCTGTGGGCAGAGCACCGCAGATAG GAGCCGTGTACGAGCGCTGGGGCAACAGTGGCTGTCCTAATGGCACACAGCTGGTTTATTCAG gTCTTATTGGCGGCTCATATTACACTCACACCGGAGCAGCCGCCAACGCTCTGTGCTTGCCCTTGAACCCTGTCTTAGATAACAACCCCGGCGCGAGCGATCTCACTGGTATCTATGGAGCTGAACTCCAAGTCACCCCTCTTCCCAGACATAACTTTGACCCCCTATGCGCTGTATGCCGCAGCCCACGGGCGACAATCCTCATGGTACCCGCTGCCAGTGCTTGCCCCTCTGGATGGACAGTAGAGTATTCCGGGTACTCATGCAGG CACTCCAATCACGCTGCAGCGACAGAATACATTTGTGTCGACAGAGAGCAGCACACGCGCACTGGGTCCCACAAGGACGACGACGGCAATGTCTTTTATTACGTCGGTGCTGTGTGCGGTAGTCTCCCTTGCCCACCTTATGTaagcgggaaagtgcttccttgtgtcgtctgctccaagtAA